The Nocardia arthritidis genome has a window encoding:
- a CDS encoding helix-turn-helix domain-containing protein has product MAGVTAADQARQVLGARLRELRKDARLDGRRFSTAAGWHWSKTSRIEHGKQAPSEDDVAIWCRVCDAELALPDLIAALRNVEAQWAEWKRVAATGHARRQRRAIELESRTRLRRTYTVVLVPGLLQTEAYARAVLSQCIRFLGTHDDLADAVAARLERQQVLRRGNHRIATLVHESALHTVVGDAGVMTEQLHRLLETAFDNPRLIFGVVPFDSEFIYTTTSFDMFDQRMAMVETISAELTVTRPSELRYYEQAWAALHRQARYGDQAKELIRSALPRWTDDRIRPPG; this is encoded by the coding sequence ATGGCGGGCGTAACGGCGGCCGACCAGGCCAGGCAGGTTCTCGGCGCCCGGCTGCGCGAACTCCGCAAGGACGCGCGGCTCGACGGCAGGCGATTCAGCACCGCCGCGGGCTGGCACTGGTCCAAGACGAGCCGCATCGAACACGGTAAGCAGGCGCCGAGCGAGGACGATGTCGCCATCTGGTGCCGGGTCTGCGACGCCGAGCTCGCGCTGCCCGATCTCATTGCGGCACTGCGGAATGTGGAGGCGCAGTGGGCGGAGTGGAAGCGGGTCGCGGCCACCGGCCACGCGCGCAGGCAGCGGCGCGCAATCGAACTGGAGAGCAGAACCCGGCTGCGGCGCACCTATACGGTGGTGCTGGTGCCCGGACTGCTGCAAACCGAGGCGTACGCGAGAGCTGTTCTGTCGCAATGTATCCGGTTCCTCGGCACGCACGACGACCTGGCCGACGCGGTGGCCGCGCGGCTGGAGCGCCAGCAGGTGCTGCGGCGCGGCAATCACCGGATCGCCACGCTGGTACACGAATCCGCGCTGCATACCGTGGTCGGTGATGCCGGGGTGATGACCGAACAGCTGCATCGGCTGCTCGAAACCGCATTCGACAATCCGCGGCTGATCTTCGGCGTCGTGCCGTTCGATTCCGAATTCATCTATACCACAACATCATTCGACATGTTCGATCAGCGGATGGCGATGGTGGAGACGATCAGCGCCGAGCTGACCGTCACCCGCCCTTCGGAGCTGCGATACTACGAACAGGCCTGGGCCGCACTGCACCGGCAGGCCCGCTACGGCGATCAGGCCAAGGAGCTGATCAGGTCCGCGCTGCCGCGTTGGACCGACGACCGAATCCGCCCGCCCGGCTGA
- a CDS encoding DUF6879 family protein, translated as MRRILAGEPFDQLIDEAQHRAFHLETNDDYLAAGEADSLRAWLADPSGDPGGDWFEPWARQVRATVARNVVVQRARIVSEPHTAYTKYLLALAEHNVAAGEDVRYLPRTEADPADAAAEDFWMLDDSTVAYSLFDAAGYWVGAAATRDPVLVAAAAEIRDRVWAAAIPFGDYAFRWRA; from the coding sequence ATGAGGCGGATCCTCGCCGGTGAACCGTTCGACCAGCTGATCGACGAAGCACAGCACAGGGCATTTCATTTGGAAACCAACGACGACTATCTCGCGGCAGGCGAGGCGGATTCGCTGCGGGCCTGGCTCGCCGACCCGAGCGGGGATCCGGGCGGCGACTGGTTCGAGCCGTGGGCCCGCCAGGTGCGGGCCACCGTCGCCCGCAACGTGGTGGTGCAGCGAGCCCGCATCGTCAGCGAACCGCACACTGCGTACACGAAATACCTGCTCGCCCTTGCCGAACACAATGTGGCCGCCGGTGAGGACGTGCGCTATCTACCGCGCACCGAGGCCGATCCGGCCGACGCGGCCGCGGAGGATTTCTGGATGCTCGACGATTCCACCGTCGCCTACAGCCTTTTCGACGCCGCCGGGTACTGGGTCGGCGCGGCGGCCACCCGCGATCCGGTGCTCGTCGCCGCCGCGGCCGAAATTCGCGACCGGGTGTGGGCGGCGGCGATTCCATTCGGGGACTACGCATTCCGATGGCGGGCGTAA
- a CDS encoding FAD-dependent monooxygenase produces MSNSKSILVCGGGIAGNAVALQLARAGIATTVVERASAPRPGGQAVDLRGPSRRVAERMGLMPGIRKRQLDERGMAFVDARGRKLVRMPVEMFDGRGIIADIEITRGDLNQVLLDEIDALPASSGTVDYRYGEWAERVREDADGVEVTFASGAVERFDLVIGADGLHSALREQVFGPDESIVENLGGYISFFTVPTPSGLDLETGWVGVHIVPGSVFALRPDTNPATSMAIISVGQPLVSGLRGDAAAQRQLIRERLTGGGWMIPEVLAAMDDAPDFYFDELARVRLPSWSRGRVVLLGDAAFCGSPVTGMGTALAIIGAYLLAGEIATTPDDHARAFGRYEELLRPMVTAIQKGLETRVRLRHPRSRAGIALTLAIFRVITARSLAPLRSRLSKLLGDEADEFPLPDYSGRTEPAA; encoded by the coding sequence ATGTCGAATTCGAAGAGCATTCTGGTCTGCGGCGGTGGTATCGCGGGGAACGCGGTGGCACTGCAGCTGGCCCGCGCGGGCATCGCGACCACCGTCGTCGAGCGCGCATCCGCGCCGCGGCCCGGCGGCCAGGCGGTCGATCTGCGCGGGCCGAGCCGCCGGGTCGCCGAGCGGATGGGGCTGATGCCGGGTATCAGGAAGCGTCAGCTCGACGAGCGCGGCATGGCCTTCGTCGACGCGCGCGGCCGCAAGCTGGTCCGGATGCCGGTCGAGATGTTCGACGGGCGCGGGATCATCGCCGATATCGAAATCACCAGGGGCGACCTCAACCAGGTGCTGCTCGACGAAATCGACGCGCTGCCGGCAAGTTCCGGCACCGTCGACTACCGCTACGGCGAATGGGCCGAGCGGGTGCGCGAGGACGCCGACGGTGTCGAGGTGACCTTCGCCTCCGGTGCGGTCGAGCGGTTCGATCTGGTGATCGGGGCCGACGGACTGCATTCGGCGCTGCGCGAACAGGTTTTCGGGCCGGACGAGAGCATCGTCGAGAACCTCGGCGGCTACATCTCGTTCTTCACCGTCCCGACGCCATCCGGCCTGGATCTCGAAACCGGTTGGGTCGGTGTGCATATCGTGCCCGGCAGCGTATTCGCGCTGCGGCCGGACACCAATCCGGCGACCTCGATGGCGATCATCTCGGTCGGGCAGCCGCTGGTATCCGGCCTGCGCGGTGACGCGGCCGCGCAGCGACAACTGATCCGGGAGCGGCTGACCGGTGGCGGCTGGATGATTCCGGAGGTGCTGGCCGCGATGGACGACGCGCCCGATTTCTATTTCGACGAGCTGGCCAGGGTCCGGCTGCCGAGCTGGTCGCGGGGCCGGGTGGTGCTGCTCGGCGATGCGGCGTTCTGCGGTTCGCCGGTCACCGGGATGGGCACCGCGCTGGCGATCATCGGCGCCTATCTGCTGGCCGGTGAGATCGCGACCACCCCGGACGATCACGCCCGCGCGTTCGGCCGGTACGAGGAACTGCTGCGTCCGATGGTCACGGCGATCCAGAAGGGGCTGGAAACCCGGGTGCGCCTGCGTCATCCGCGCAGCAGGGCCGGAATCGCGCTGACCTTGGCCATATTCCGGGTGATCACCGCGAGATCGCTTGCGCCGCTGCGGTCGCGGCTGAGCAAGCTGCTCGGCGACGAGGCGGACGAGTTCCCGCTGCCGGACTACTCCGGCCGCACCGAGCCGGCTGCCTGA
- a CDS encoding AraC family transcriptional regulator produces MFDWDFPLGASSVRVLVRLAEERGIRPEQALAGTALTPRSVTDPNVDVSARQELRVVRNLLARCGDEPGLGVEAGARHHISLYGPWGLALLSSRTLREVIDVAQRYLELAFVFGRLTLEEDADEVRLVFDGPDIPEDLRPFLTERVLAGLPAIGRELYSVALPLHRVTFRHAAPADTARYREMFGVEPVFGASANIVAVDRRDLDQPLPQAGDWARQTCEQLCRDLLAQRRARGGVAGSVRDLLVRRPGEIPDQAAVAAGLYMSPRTLSRRLNEEGTSFRALLDEVRQMLSEELLTHTHMTTEQVAGRLGYAEAASFIRAFRRWKGCPPQEFRARNGFARRQPALV; encoded by the coding sequence ATGTTCGACTGGGATTTTCCGCTCGGCGCGTCCAGCGTACGGGTGCTGGTGCGACTGGCCGAGGAACGCGGGATACGTCCCGAACAAGCTCTGGCCGGAACGGCTCTCACGCCGCGTTCGGTGACCGATCCCAATGTGGACGTCTCCGCGCGACAGGAGTTGCGGGTGGTCCGCAACCTGCTGGCGCGCTGTGGCGACGAACCCGGCCTCGGTGTCGAAGCCGGTGCGCGCCACCATATTTCGCTGTACGGGCCGTGGGGGTTGGCGCTGCTCAGCAGTCGCACCCTGCGCGAGGTGATCGATGTCGCGCAGCGCTACCTCGAATTGGCCTTCGTATTCGGGCGATTGACGCTCGAGGAGGATGCGGACGAGGTGCGGCTGGTTTTCGACGGCCCCGATATCCCGGAGGATCTGCGCCCGTTCCTCACCGAACGGGTGCTGGCCGGGCTTCCCGCCATCGGTCGCGAGCTGTATTCGGTCGCCCTGCCGTTACATCGGGTGACCTTCCGGCACGCCGCACCGGCCGACACCGCGCGCTATCGCGAGATGTTCGGTGTGGAACCGGTTTTCGGCGCGTCCGCGAATATCGTCGCCGTGGATCGGCGTGATCTGGACCAGCCGCTGCCGCAGGCGGGCGACTGGGCGAGGCAGACCTGTGAACAACTGTGCCGCGATCTGCTCGCCCAGCGGCGGGCCCGCGGCGGGGTGGCCGGATCGGTGCGAGATCTGTTGGTGCGCAGGCCCGGTGAGATCCCGGATCAGGCGGCCGTCGCCGCGGGGCTGTACATGAGCCCACGCACCCTGTCCCGGCGGTTGAACGAGGAGGGCACCTCGTTCCGTGCGCTGCTGGACGAGGTGCGCCAGATGCTGTCGGAGGAGTTGCTGACGCATACCCATATGACCACCGAACAGGTCGCGGGCCGCCTCGGCTACGCGGAGGCGGCCTCGTTCATCCGGGCGTTCCGGCGGTGGAAAGGGTGTCCGCCGCAGGAGTTCCGCGCCCGCAACGGGTTCGCGCGCCGCCAGCCCGCACTGGTCTGA
- a CDS encoding glutamate ABC transporter substrate-binding protein, whose translation MKVWARRLRSAVLAGVILFTAACSGSHVPAGSNIGAVSPLPPDAAEITAPPQGPAEGSCDVETSLRPGLQPKPLAVPPSSPMAAILARGRLRVGVDQNTYLFGFRDPVSGELKGFDIDLAREIARDLFDDPNKIELRTLTAQDRSTALQSKQVDMVVRTFTATCERRRDVDFSTVYYYAPERFLVVKGSGITDGASAGGKRLCVLNGSSSVAAVFALPKRPKVIGVTNWTDCLVALQQGQVDAIFGDEPILYGLMAQDHNLSIVGESLGTGAYAVGLPKGSDQLVRFVNGVLERVRGDGTWQRIYSADLGVIGPPPAPPTPKYNG comes from the coding sequence GTGAAGGTTTGGGCAAGGCGGTTGCGGTCCGCCGTACTCGCGGGCGTCATCCTGTTCACCGCCGCCTGCTCCGGCTCGCACGTGCCTGCCGGGAGCAATATCGGCGCCGTGAGCCCACTGCCGCCCGACGCCGCCGAGATCACCGCCCCGCCGCAGGGGCCCGCCGAGGGTTCGTGTGATGTCGAGACCAGCCTGCGGCCCGGCCTACAGCCGAAACCCCTTGCGGTGCCGCCGAGTTCGCCGATGGCGGCGATTCTCGCGCGCGGCAGGCTACGCGTGGGCGTCGACCAGAACACCTACCTGTTCGGCTTCCGCGACCCGGTCTCCGGCGAGCTGAAGGGATTCGATATCGACCTGGCGCGGGAGATCGCGCGCGACCTGTTCGACGATCCCAACAAGATCGAGCTGCGCACGCTCACCGCGCAGGACCGCAGCACGGCACTGCAGAGCAAACAGGTCGACATGGTCGTGCGCACCTTCACCGCGACCTGCGAGCGCCGCCGCGATGTCGACTTCTCCACCGTCTACTACTACGCACCGGAACGATTCCTGGTCGTGAAGGGTTCGGGCATCACCGACGGGGCCAGCGCGGGCGGCAAGCGGCTGTGCGTGCTCAACGGCAGCAGTTCGGTGGCCGCGGTGTTCGCACTGCCCAAGCGGCCCAAGGTGATCGGGGTGACCAACTGGACCGACTGCCTGGTCGCGCTGCAGCAGGGGCAGGTGGACGCGATCTTCGGTGACGAACCGATTCTCTACGGGCTGATGGCCCAGGACCACAACCTGTCGATCGTCGGGGAATCGCTCGGCACCGGCGCGTACGCGGTCGGCCTGCCCAAGGGCAGCGATCAGCTGGTCCGCTTCGTCAACGGGGTGCTGGAGCGGGTCCGCGGCGACGGCACCTGGCAGCGGATCTACAGTGCGGATCTCGGCGTCATCGGCCCGCCGCCCGCGCCACCGACCCCGAAGTACAACGGATGA
- a CDS encoding serine/threonine-protein kinase translates to MTCDEPGCGGEVVDGYCAVCGTAPAAATGAELPARCAEIGCAGTIVDGYCDICGAAPDTTHGTEVTRGTGITQGTGTTRGTGRSVRTGRASGRSSTRGRLGAGMVDVPRVPRVDPATAIMADPQVAENKRFCGKCERPVGRGRDGQPGRTDGFCPNCGTRFSFAPKLAAGDVVGGQYEVAGCLAHGGLGWIYLAVDRNVSDRWVVLKGLLNSGDADAMLAALAERRFLAEVEHPSIVKIHNFVEHTGRDGVPVGYIVMEYIGGTSLKQILRDRRDADGANLAPAQAIAYVLEMLPALGYLHSLGLAYCDFKPDNVMQTDEQLKLIDLGAVIAMDDQDSPIYGTIGYQAPEIGETGPTVATEVYTVGRTLAVLIMDVPQQGGHFGALPDPSTEPVLAKHDSLYRCILRATDPDPEARFASMEEMADQLTGALREVLSAEDGVPRPGMSTYFGPVRGVFGAGIAPLADPVKIIAALPVPLVDPTDSAAALLATTTGATPAELERAFTAGLRSVVTGRDESIEIPLRLVRAALESGDAADALRRLDALTAALPGDWRMAWYRGQARLLTGEFPEAAAEFEAVYAALPGEPAPKLALAAVAELSSGTDSVATVSEPGKYAAPDEAAARARLSMATAAKYYELVWRTDRGYLSAAFGLARQRRRGGDRDGAVAVLDQVDPGSALFTEARIAAVETLLAERDSASIAESVLRDAAERAGRLALDSKRRGAEVRRQVLSAALGWLRAGRKPDDDAPLLGAPLNEDGVRTGLERCYRDLAREAEDSWARIALVEQANTIRPRTTL, encoded by the coding sequence ATGACGTGTGACGAGCCGGGCTGCGGTGGGGAGGTGGTGGACGGCTACTGCGCGGTCTGCGGCACCGCGCCCGCGGCGGCCACCGGAGCGGAACTGCCCGCGCGCTGTGCCGAAATCGGTTGCGCCGGAACGATTGTCGACGGCTACTGCGATATCTGCGGTGCCGCACCCGATACCACGCACGGTACGGAGGTCACGCGCGGCACGGGTATCACGCAGGGCACCGGCACGACGCGCGGCACCGGGCGTTCGGTGCGGACCGGCCGCGCCTCGGGTCGGTCGAGCACGAGGGGCCGCCTCGGCGCGGGCATGGTCGACGTGCCCCGGGTGCCCCGGGTCGATCCGGCCACCGCGATCATGGCCGATCCGCAGGTCGCGGAGAACAAGCGGTTCTGCGGCAAATGTGAGCGTCCGGTCGGCCGCGGCCGCGACGGGCAGCCCGGCCGCACCGACGGCTTCTGCCCGAACTGCGGCACCCGGTTCTCCTTCGCGCCGAAGCTGGCCGCGGGCGATGTGGTCGGCGGGCAATACGAGGTGGCGGGATGTCTGGCGCACGGCGGACTCGGCTGGATCTACCTGGCCGTGGACCGCAATGTCAGCGACCGCTGGGTGGTGCTCAAGGGCCTGCTGAATTCCGGTGACGCCGACGCCATGCTGGCCGCGCTCGCCGAGAGGCGGTTCCTGGCCGAGGTGGAGCATCCGAGCATCGTGAAGATCCACAACTTCGTCGAGCACACCGGACGCGACGGCGTACCGGTCGGCTATATCGTGATGGAGTACATCGGCGGCACCTCGCTCAAGCAGATCCTGCGCGACCGCCGCGACGCCGACGGCGCGAATCTGGCGCCCGCGCAGGCCATCGCCTATGTCCTGGAAATGCTGCCCGCGCTCGGCTATCTGCATTCGCTGGGTCTGGCGTACTGCGATTTCAAACCGGATAACGTCATGCAGACCGACGAGCAGCTCAAACTGATCGATCTCGGCGCGGTCATCGCGATGGACGACCAGGACAGCCCGATCTACGGGACCATCGGCTACCAGGCTCCGGAGATCGGCGAGACCGGGCCGACCGTCGCCACCGAGGTGTACACGGTGGGCCGCACGCTCGCGGTGCTGATCATGGATGTGCCGCAGCAGGGCGGGCATTTCGGCGCGCTACCCGATCCGTCGACGGAACCCGTTCTGGCGAAACATGATTCGCTCTACCGGTGCATCCTGCGGGCCACCGATCCGGATCCGGAGGCCCGATTCGCCTCGATGGAGGAGATGGCCGATCAGCTCACCGGCGCGCTGCGCGAGGTGCTGAGCGCCGAGGACGGCGTGCCGCGGCCGGGTATGTCGACCTATTTCGGTCCGGTGCGCGGGGTGTTCGGCGCGGGTATCGCGCCGCTGGCCGACCCGGTGAAAATCATTGCCGCGCTACCCGTTCCGCTGGTGGACCCGACCGACAGCGCGGCGGCGCTGCTGGCCACCACCACAGGGGCGACGCCCGCCGAGCTGGAGCGGGCGTTCACCGCGGGGCTGCGGTCGGTGGTCACCGGGCGGGACGAATCCATTGAGATCCCATTGCGTTTGGTGCGCGCGGCGCTGGAATCCGGCGATGCGGCCGATGCGCTGCGCCGCCTCGACGCGCTCACCGCGGCGCTGCCGGGCGACTGGCGGATGGCCTGGTATCGCGGCCAGGCCCGGCTGCTGACGGGCGAATTCCCCGAGGCCGCAGCGGAATTCGAGGCCGTCTACGCCGCGCTGCCCGGCGAGCCCGCGCCCAAGCTCGCGCTGGCCGCGGTGGCCGAGCTGTCGAGCGGAACCGACTCGGTCGCAACGGTTTCGGAGCCGGGTAAGTATGCGGCGCCGGACGAGGCGGCGGCGCGGGCGCGGCTTTCGATGGCGACGGCGGCGAAGTATTACGAGCTGGTGTGGCGCACCGACCGCGGCTATCTGAGCGCCGCGTTCGGTCTGGCCAGGCAGCGGCGGCGCGGCGGCGACCGGGACGGCGCGGTCGCCGTGCTCGACCAGGTGGATCCCGGTTCGGCGCTGTTCACCGAGGCGCGTATCGCGGCTGTGGAAACCCTACTGGCCGAACGGGATTCGGCGAGTATCGCGGAATCGGTGCTGCGCGACGCCGCCGAGCGCGCGGGCAGGCTCGCACTGGATTCCAAGCGCCGTGGCGCCGAGGTGCGCAGGCAGGTGCTCAGCGCGGCGCTCGGCTGGCTGCGCGCGGGCCGCAAACCCGACGACGACGCACCGCTGCTCGGCGCGCCACTGAACGAGGACGGTGTGCGCACCGGCCTGGAACGCTGCTATCGCGACCTGGCCCGCGAGGCCGAGGACAGCTGGGCCCGGATCGCACTCGTGGAGCAGGCCAATACGATTCGCCCGAGGACCACGCTGTGA
- a CDS encoding MFS transporter: MTFTAPNASGEPTVGRRAAVLAICCTAVVMANLDTTAVNVALPAIRRDLGASVAGAQWVAAGYTLVLACLLTFSGALADRIGRRTVFQLGTVIFAVGSLACGLAPSLGWLITFRIAQAVGGSMLNPVAMAIITAVFTEPRARVRAIGVWGASIGVSMAAGPVVGGLLVDAVGWGAVFLINVPIAAVAVVATSFLVPQSKSELPRVLDPIGQLLLTGTLGLLVFAIIEGPHRGWRSAVTVGCLLGAAACLTVLLRYEPRHRDPLIDPRAFRSVLFSGAFVIAALAYAALGGFLFLNTFYLQEIRGDTALRAGLSLLPMAAAMFVFGPLSGRLVAERGARIALTAGASAATGAAVLLGFTFDTSVRAALLAGYAVFGAGIGLINTPITATAVAGLPIEQAGVAASLATTSRQLGQTIGVAVIGSIIGGHPDALRSAADFHAPAAASWHTIAVLTVAALIVTRIATGPAARRTLSLPVGPRGPRPNVPPPVSRPMHFAPALAVRVTDPGVRSDVGVLVAAR, translated from the coding sequence GTGACATTCACTGCGCCCAACGCGTCCGGAGAGCCGACAGTGGGTCGGCGTGCGGCGGTGCTGGCGATCTGCTGCACCGCCGTGGTGATGGCCAATCTCGATACCACCGCGGTGAATGTCGCACTACCCGCGATCCGCCGTGACCTGGGCGCATCCGTCGCCGGCGCGCAGTGGGTCGCCGCGGGCTACACGCTGGTGCTGGCCTGCCTGCTGACCTTCTCGGGGGCGCTCGCCGATCGGATCGGCAGGCGCACCGTCTTCCAGTTGGGCACCGTGATATTCGCTGTCGGATCGCTGGCCTGTGGTCTCGCGCCGTCGCTCGGCTGGCTCATCACCTTCCGTATCGCGCAGGCCGTCGGCGGTTCGATGCTGAATCCGGTGGCCATGGCGATCATCACCGCGGTGTTCACCGAGCCGCGGGCCCGGGTGCGCGCCATCGGCGTCTGGGGTGCGTCGATCGGCGTCAGCATGGCCGCTGGTCCGGTGGTCGGCGGGTTGCTGGTGGACGCCGTCGGCTGGGGCGCCGTATTCCTCATCAATGTGCCGATCGCGGCGGTGGCCGTGGTGGCGACGAGCTTCCTTGTGCCGCAGTCGAAATCGGAGCTGCCGCGAGTGCTGGACCCGATCGGGCAGCTGCTGCTGACCGGGACGCTCGGCCTGCTGGTGTTCGCGATCATCGAAGGGCCGCACCGGGGTTGGCGTTCGGCGGTGACCGTGGGCTGCCTGCTCGGCGCGGCGGCCTGTCTGACGGTATTGCTCCGATACGAGCCGCGGCACCGCGATCCGCTGATCGATCCGCGCGCCTTCCGATCGGTGTTGTTCAGCGGCGCGTTCGTGATCGCGGCGCTGGCGTACGCCGCGCTCGGCGGGTTCCTGTTCCTGAATACCTTTTATCTCCAAGAGATCCGGGGCGACACCGCGCTGCGTGCCGGGCTGTCGCTGCTGCCGATGGCGGCGGCCATGTTCGTCTTCGGGCCGCTGTCGGGGCGATTGGTCGCCGAGCGCGGCGCTCGTATCGCGCTGACCGCGGGCGCGAGCGCGGCCACCGGCGCCGCGGTGCTGCTGGGTTTCACCTTCGACACCAGTGTTCGGGCGGCGCTGCTCGCCGGGTACGCGGTCTTCGGCGCGGGCATCGGGTTGATCAATACGCCGATCACGGCGACCGCGGTGGCCGGGCTGCCCATCGAACAGGCCGGTGTCGCGGCGAGTTTGGCCACCACCTCGCGTCAGCTCGGGCAGACCATCGGGGTCGCGGTGATCGGCTCGATCATCGGCGGCCACCCCGACGCGCTGCGGTCGGCCGCCGACTTCCACGCGCCCGCGGCGGCGAGCTGGCACACCATCGCGGTGCTGACCGTCGCCGCGCTCATCGTGACCCGCATCGCCACCGGACCCGCCGCGCGGCGGACGCTTTCGCTGCCGGTCGGCCCGCGCGGTCCCCGCCCGAATGTGCCGCCGCCGGTCTCGCGGCCCATGCATTTCGCGCCTGCCCTGGCCGTTCGCGTCACCGATCCCGGCGTGCGTTCCGACGTCGGTGTGCTGGTCGCGGCGCGATGA
- a CDS encoding TetR/AcrR family transcriptional regulator — MPKADSGPAQPSDEPTRPRRRYAKRLQPADRREQLLDAALRIITTGGFAEVTIAAVAERGGVTRPVVYDSFGNRDELLRELIDRETARLRDAVVHALDDESTEPGADPHEAIAIALARFLTAVRGMPDTWRLVYFPIDGVPPPLRERIRKARDELRIPLRRLVGEWLADRPAGEGAEEVDLDVLVEVVQAGVHTVTRLALDRPEQFGVPRLLTVLDLLLHEAQ, encoded by the coding sequence GTGCCGAAAGCCGATAGCGGACCCGCGCAACCATCCGACGAGCCAACCCGTCCGCGCCGCCGCTACGCCAAACGGCTGCAACCCGCCGACCGCCGCGAACAACTGCTCGACGCGGCGCTGCGCATCATCACCACCGGCGGCTTCGCCGAGGTCACCATCGCCGCGGTCGCCGAGCGCGGCGGGGTGACCAGGCCGGTGGTGTACGACTCGTTCGGCAATCGCGACGAGTTGCTGCGCGAGCTCATCGACCGGGAGACGGCCCGACTGCGCGACGCGGTGGTGCACGCGCTCGACGACGAGAGCACCGAGCCGGGCGCCGATCCGCACGAGGCGATCGCGATCGCGCTGGCCCGCTTCCTCACCGCGGTGCGCGGTATGCCCGACACCTGGCGGCTGGTGTATTTCCCGATCGACGGGGTGCCGCCGCCGCTGCGCGAACGGATCAGGAAGGCGCGCGACGAACTGCGAATCCCGTTGCGGCGCTTGGTCGGCGAATGGCTGGCCGATCGGCCCGCGGGGGAGGGCGCCGAAGAGGTCGACCTCGATGTGCTGGTGGAGGTGGTGCAGGCCGGGGTGCACACCGTGACCCGGCTCGCCCTGGACCGCCCCGAACAGTTCGGCGTGCCGCGGCTGCTCACGGTGCTGGATCTGCTGCTGCACGAGGCGCAGTGA
- a CDS encoding TetR/AcrR family transcriptional regulator, producing the protein MRSTREVTVSNRRDHILDAARDLIVRDGYPNASMHAIARAAGTTRPALYAEFADRDELFAALLDREEERALMMAAASVPEVPPGADLAEVAADSADIFLDIVLAAPETWRFVLLPGEGMPPEAHQRVRQGRNIIRERTEALLGLMAALRGQEIDAELVGHTVIAISEAVARMVLAEDGPARRDAVAATMRWLARRAVAAAATGKVDRAESR; encoded by the coding sequence ATGCGGAGCACGAGGGAGGTGACGGTGTCGAACCGGCGCGACCACATCCTCGACGCGGCCCGTGATCTCATCGTCCGCGACGGCTATCCCAACGCCAGCATGCACGCCATCGCCAGGGCGGCCGGGACCACCAGGCCCGCGCTGTACGCCGAATTCGCCGACCGCGACGAACTTTTCGCCGCCCTGCTGGACCGCGAGGAGGAGCGGGCGCTCATGATGGCCGCGGCCTCGGTGCCCGAGGTGCCGCCGGGCGCGGATCTGGCCGAGGTGGCCGCCGATTCGGCGGACATCTTTTTGGACATCGTGCTCGCCGCACCCGAGACGTGGCGGTTCGTGCTGCTGCCCGGCGAGGGCATGCCGCCCGAAGCCCATCAGCGAGTGCGCCAGGGCCGCAACATAATTCGAGAACGCACCGAAGCGCTGCTCGGGCTCATGGCGGCGCTGCGCGGTCAGGAGATCGACGCCGAACTGGTCGGGCACACCGTGATCGCGATCAGCGAGGCGGTGGCGAGAATGGTTCTGGCCGAGGACGGGCCCGCCCGCCGCGATGCCGTCGCCGCGACCATGCGCTGGCTGGCCCGCCGGGCGGTGGCCGCCGCCGCGACCGGAAAGGTGGACCGTGCCGAAAGCCGATAG